In the Ursus arctos isolate Adak ecotype North America unplaced genomic scaffold, UrsArc2.0 scaffold_19, whole genome shotgun sequence genome, one interval contains:
- the LOC113243226 gene encoding galectin-7-like, with amino-acid sequence MAGSSNVPHKTSLPEGIRVGTVMRIRGVVPDKAGRFYVNLLCSEVPGSEAALHFNPRLDESTVVFNTLEQGAWGREERGSGIPFQHGQPFDVLLIATEEGFKAVVGDSEYHHFRYRIPPARVRLLEVGGDLRLDSVKIF; translated from the exons ATGGCAGGGAGCTCC AATGTGCCCCACAAGACCTCTCTGCCCGAGGGCATCCGAGTCGGCACTGTGATGAGGATTCGTGGTGTGGTCCCGGACAAGGCTGGCAG GTTCTACGTAAACCTGCTGTGCAGTGAGGTGCCCGGGAGTGAGGCCGCCCTGCATTTCAACCCCCGCCTGGACGAGTCCACTGTGGTCTTCAACACCCTGGAGCAGGGCGCCTGGGGCCGAGAGGAGCGTGGCTCAGGCATTCCTTTCCAGCATGGGCAGCCCTTCGATGTGCTCCTCATCGCCACGGAAGAAGGCTTCAAG GCGGTGGTCGGCGACTCGGAGTACCACCACTTCCGCTACCGCATCCCGCCGGCGCGCGTGCGCCTCCTGGAGGTGGGCGGGGACCTGCGGCTGGATTCCGTGAAGATCTTCTGA